Proteins encoded in a region of the Vitis riparia cultivar Riparia Gloire de Montpellier isolate 1030 chromosome 7, EGFV_Vit.rip_1.0, whole genome shotgun sequence genome:
- the LOC117918656 gene encoding inositol-3-phosphate synthase, producing the protein MFIESFKVESPNVKYTENEIHSVYDYETTELVHENRNGTYQWVVKPKTVKYEFRTDAHVPKLGVMLVGWGGNNGSSLTGGVIANREGISWATKDKVQPANYFGSLTQASTIRVGSYNGEEIYAPFKSLLPMVNPDDIVFGGWDISDMNLADAMARAKVLDIDLQKQLRPYMESMVPLPGIYDPDFIAANQCSRANNVIKGTKKEQVQQIIKDIREFKEATKVDKVVVLWTANTERYSNLIVGLNDTIENLLASLDRNEPEISPSTLYALACVMENVPFINGSPQNTFVPGLIDLAIKRNSLIGGDDFKSGQTKMKSVLVDFLVGAGIKPTSIVSYNHLGNNDGMNLSAPQTFRSKEISKSNVVDDMVASNAILYEPGEHPDHVVVIKYVPYVGDSKRAMDEYTSEIFMGGKSTIVLHNTCEDSLLAAPIILDLVLLAELSTRIQLKAEGEDKFHSFHPVATILSYLTKAPLVPPGTPVVNALAKQRAMLENILRACVGLAPENNMILEYK; encoded by the exons atgtttatcgAAAGctttaaggttgagagtcctAATGTCAAGTACACAGAGAATGAGATTCATTCCGTGTACGACTATGAGACCACCGAGCTTGTTCATGAGAACAGGAATGGCACCTACCAATGGGTTGTCAAGCCCAAGACTGTCAAATATGAATTCAGGACCGATGCCCATGTCCCCAAGCTAGG GGTTATGCTTGTGGGTTGGGGAGGAAACAACGGCTCATCTCTCACTGGTGGTGTAATTGCCAATCGGGA GGGAATTTCATGGGCAACCAAGGACAAGGTGCAACCAGCCAATTACTTTGGCTCGCTGACTCAGGCATCGACCATCCGAGTTGGGTCCTACAATGGAGAGGAGATTTACGCTCCATTCAAGAGCCTCCTCCCTATG GTGAACCCAGATGACATTGTTTTTGGGGGATGGGACATCAGTGACATGAACCTGGCAGATGCAATGGCCAGGGCTAAGGTCCTGGACATTGATCTGCAGAAGCAGTTGAGGCCCTACATGGAGTCCATGGTCCCACTCCCTGGAATCTATGACCCTGATTTCATTGCTGCCAACCAATGCTCTCGTGCCAACAACGTCATCAAAGGCACCAAGAAAGAGCAGGTCCAGCAGATCATTAAAGATATTAG GGAGTTTAAGGAGGCAACCAAGGTGGATAAGGTGGTGGTGCTATGGACTGCCAACACAGAGCGATACAGTAATTTGATTGTGGGACTGAATGACACCATAGAAAATCTCTTGGCTTCTCTGGATAGGAATGAGCCTGAGATCTCTCCTTCCACCTTGTATGCTCTGGCTTGTGTCATGGAAAATGTTCCCTTTATCAATGGAAGCCCACAGAACACTTTTGTTCCAG GGCTGATTGATTTGGCTATTAAGAGGAACAGTTTGATTGGTGGGGATGATTTTAAGAGTGGACAAACCAAGATGAAATCTGTATTGGTGGATTTCCTTGTTGGGGCAGGCATCAAG CCAACATCCATTGTGAGCTATAACCATCTGGGAAACAACGATGGCATGAATCTGTCTGCTCCTCAAACCTTCCGCTCCAAGGAGATCTCCAAGAGCAATGTTGTCGACGACATGGTTGCCAGCAACGCTATCCTGTATGAGCCTGGGGAGCACCCTGACCATGTGGTGGTCATCAAG TATGTGCCATATGTTGGAGATAGCAAGAGAGCCATGGATGAGTACACTTCTGAGATATTCATGGGTGGGAAGAGCACCATTGTGCTGCACAACACCTGCGAGGACTCACTCTTAGCTGCTCCCATCATCTTGGATTTGGTCCTTCTTGCTGAGCTCAGCACCCGCATCCAGCTCAAAGCTGAAGGAGAG GACAAGTTTCATTCCTTCCACCCAGTTGCCACTATCCTCAGTTACCTCACCAAGGCCCCTCTG GTTCCACCAGGCACTCCAGTGGTGAATGCACTGGCGAAGCAGCGGGCAATGCTCGAGAACATACTAAGGGCTTGTGTTGGATTGGCTCCCGAGAACAACATGATTTTGGAATACAAGTGA